Sequence from the Phaeodactylum tricornutum CCAP 1055/1 chromosome 20, whole genome shotgun sequence genome:
tggtggtggcggtggtggtagtagtagtagtagtagcaacAACGTTCGTGGGTTGCGGTTTGGCGTCTGGAGCAGTGTCCCCGGACGCCGCCGATCCCAAGGTGACGTTGGCAAAGGGATTCTTTTGGACTGGAAGAGTCACAACGGAGCCGTCGGCATTCCGTGCAACTTTGAGACGACGTCGGGATTGGATCGTAGCGGCGTCGGCGCGGACAAAGACGTCGGGTCGCTGTCGAgcctcgtcttcgtccgcaTCGCTGAGCGTCCGTGCTTGACGGTTTTCGTACTCGTCCTTGTTGATCTGGTGATCCGCAACGCGCTTTTTCGAAGTCATGCTGTGGCGGCTTTGGTAGATTTGTAGGTAACTACCGGACGTAAGGTGGTATCGACAGACAGGGAGGAAGGACTGTTCGAAATATCGAAACGATTGCTGACGAATCAAGGGCCAATTTCGTGTTATCGTTCACTAGTCGGGGACGAATCTGGTTTTTTGAAAGGATTGTAGGGAGAGGAAGAAAGTGAATGGCGGATGGACTCTTTGGGTAGGTACCACACCGGCAAGAAGTTGTGGATGTATCAACAGGGGTGGCGGGACGTTGCCTCTCGCCATGGTCGTTACTGGGGCGGTGCCGTTTGGAGAAGGAACTTTGGGTGCGTTGTCTGACCCCTCGGTAGGGTATTATAGAGTGCAGCCACCCATATTTAATAGCAAAGTTAGTTAGTATCACAGTTACGGGTAGTATGTATAGAGCCTCTCTCCTCCACAATAAACCGTCAATCAATCGAGTGCCGTCGGTCGAAACGACAAGTTGCCGTGCTCTCTCGGTGATGGTACGAACGTTTGCTCCACTGGCACTTTCTAGTCGATTGAGAGTCGTTGTTCCGTGCTACTGTGGGCGAGCGAGATTCACGCGTCAACTGGGATGGAACGTGAAATGTAGGGAGACGCAAGCAAAACGACGGAAAAATTATGCAGTCGATGGGAACTACAAAGCACAAAAGGCTCGAATGGACGGTCGATACGCGTTTCGTTCTGTCACCGAATTCATAGTGACAGAATTCACGGCAATCTGTGGCTAGATCTACTCGGTAATGGACCAAGTGTTCGAAACGATTCAGTCTTAATGGAGAAGTGAGTTTTTGCGAGTCCACTCCGGAACGAGACTGGTCTAGTGGCCATGGACCTAACAGTCAATGCTTTACGCTGACGGTCGTCGAAAAACTTGAAGAGTTGGGGCAGTTTCGTGGCGACGAGATCGACTAGCTGGCAGTGACCACAACTTACAGTTTGTGGTTGGACCAGGTGAATAGCAGCAAGCAATCAATCTGTCAACGATATTTCGTTGGCTCTAGAGCTACTGGTCGACActttgctaacagtaagttgaATGAACCGATCCGGGATGGGGTCGCTTTTTCAGTTGACTATTgatcattcactgtcagctttGGCAACAGTGTAATAGTAATGGTAAGAACTCTTCCCACAGTTGGTGCTGTTGTCAGGAGAGAGGCATGTCCCCAAACTTTCCAATAAAGATACTAGGATTGCTCTACACTCTTTTTGGTAGAGAGGGAGAAATGACAGGcctacttacagttagaccGTGAGAACTTTCAGGTACACAGCCCATTGGCGATCTACGGGACCAGGCAGGGTTCGGCTATGCCGTATAGAAACAGGAAAGTTTCATTATTATTGACGATAATAGTTTGGTTCCTGTGACCCACCGCAAAATCGAAACTTTCCGACGGGCCAAAGGAAAATGTACCGAGCAATGATTCGTGAAACCCAAAGTTCCAACTTTGTCCGTATTGTTGTCGGCGGGTATTGTTGTTTGTATCAGAGAGAGCCAGAACAAAACATACGGTAACCGTATCAAAACGGGAAAACACAGAGAAACCTGTTCCGCACGCCAGTGGATGTTTCGTCGCTTCCGGAACGGCGGACGCACGGAAACGGGAAGGTCCGTGCGTCCGGACCAGCGGTATTCGAAGCCCACTGACACCCGCGCAAGCTGGCGTGGACACCCTCCGGAACAATCGTGTCAGTGACGCGGTCGTTGTCCGGACTGGGGGACAACCAATCGGAGGTCCCGGTGTCACCGACGCAGGAACAGCTGGCACGCATACTGTAGGTACCTACTTACGTAAGTAAGTAGGTTGTAGGCGGCGTAACTTATATGTCAGAAAGTGTTCCTTGCCGTACGGTATCGTACGGCATCGTGATATTGTCACTGTATAGATCACAAGAGGcacgagcagcaacaatccGAACGAGATTTCGCTCCTCTCACACTCCCTCTCGTCACACGGTCCGTCGAGCCACACTCGGTGACGAGTGCAACGTGTGTGTGGTACCTGTATCATCCTCGTTGTCCCATTCCAAACCGAACCGAACGAAGCAAGTTACACAGTCTCTCgacttttttcgttttctctTCCGAAAAGGCCATTTTTGCCCGTGAGGTTTGTTTGCTTACCATTCATCGTCGTTCTTCGTTGGTGGAATCCGATTCTTCTCGATTGGACTCTACTGGGAGAATTTGGAACGGCGGATCGTCGCAACTACTTTACTTTCCActcacaacaacaacaacaacaacaacaacaagcgaGCAGTGGATAGCATAAAACCACGAGTGCCGCTTCCATTCGTCTCTCCATTCCCATAATAGTCAGTCAGTCTTTCTCCAACAACTGATTGATTGATCAATCAATCGTGTACGCATCCCGACATTGACTCTTCGaaatacacacacacacacatatcAATATACATACACACAAAATCATGCCAAAGGCAACCGAGACAAAAGGCAACTTGGGTCGTCGGCGATCGCGGGTTGCTCAGAGCAGCATCAGCAGTAACCGAAACCGAACCAACAATGGTGTACGGGTTTGGTTCTTGATGGCGATTGTGTTGCTCGTGGCTACGCTCTACGTGACCGACACGATTGCCTTTGCCCCGCCATTGCCGTTGCAGCAGAAccaacgacaagaacaacaCCCACTGCAACTGTCATTGTATTCCAAGAACGATCCGACCCACGGACCCTATGAACCGTCTTCTTGTTACCACAGTCGGCGGAGAACTCGCCAGGCATCTTCAACCTTCACAAAATCATTTACAAGCACTTGCGGCAATTCGTTGGGCTCGGCCTTGCAAGCGTCTTGTTTGGtaccgccaccgccacccTCGCATTTACAGTTCCTCGAACAAGGCAGTGTATGGGAAGATGCCCCCTCGGTACAGGCGTCACAACACCACCGATCCACACGCAAATACCGGCGTCGGACGGTACACGGGTCGACTTGGAAACACGGTTCTCCTTCGTTGCAGGATCCCGCGATCGTCACGTTGGTCAAGAAGGCACCGCACGATTCAATCACCGCTCCTACCAATAGTAACAACGCGTGGGAAGACTTGGTGCAAACCGTTCTTCCTTccagtagtagtagcagcagCCGCACCGAATCTACCGTCACATCCATCGACAGTGACCCCGCCTATCAACGCCGCAAGGCCGACTGGGCGAGCAAGTACGCGTCCGTGGAAGCCCTGCGGGCAACTTTTGGAGTCAACCGCAACGGTTTCTGGGGAGATTTAGACGCCGACCGGACGCGCCGTTTGTACAAAACGCTCCTGCCCAAGGCACTCTTGGAACTGCACGCCATGGGCGTGCAGGCCCAGGATTTAGCCCCTCTCGCCTACCGTGCCCGCGTCGCCGCCAAACTGTACGCCCGCGAACGATCCTACGTTACCCTCCGCATAGGAAGTCACATGCTCGACGGAATACGAACCTGGCAACGCTACGGACAATTCGACGTTACCGGTATGAGCTACACGCAGGTATGGGAAAAGTACGCCAAGGCCATTCTCGAAGATGCTGATGAAGATAACGAATCCCACGCCGCCCTCCGCGAAGAAGATGTTACCGCACAAATATGTCTcaagattttggaatcgtcgTGTCGGAGCAACACCATGATTGATCGATTGTGCCTTGCCAGTGGCAGTCACAACAGCCATCACGAGGATCACGATACGACCTGCTTAGTGCCGC
This genomic interval carries:
- a CDS encoding predicted protein, translating into MPKATETKGNLGRRRSRVAQSSISSNRNRTNNGVRVWFLMAIVLLVATLYVTDTIAFAPPLPLQQNQRQEQHPLQLSLYSKNDPTHGPYEPSSCYHSRRRTRQASSTFTKSFTSTCGNSLGSALQASCLVPPPPPSHLQFLEQGSVWEDAPSVQASQHHRSTRKYRRRTVHGSTWKHGSPSLQDPAIVTLVKKAPHDSITAPTNSNNAWEDLVQTVLPSSSSSSSRTESTVTSIDSDPAYQRRKADWASKYASVEALRATFGVNRNGFWGDLDADRTRRLYKTLLPKALLELHAMGVQAQDLAPLAYRARVAAKLYARERSYVTLRIGSHMLDGIRTWQRYGQFDVTGMSYTQVWEKYAKAILEDADEDNESHAALREEDVTAQICLKILESSCRSNTMIDRLCLASGSHNSHHEDHDTTCLVPPHHCDDLNILTQDLERDVWSILDEAQTRAHDPRPHSPTEHPPSYNVQRWRTLRTLARVKRRLERLQHHPHPDSQ